Within Felis catus isolate Fca126 chromosome A1, F.catus_Fca126_mat1.0, whole genome shotgun sequence, the genomic segment acgctcaaccgactgagccacccaggcgcccctagataggGTTTTTAAACAGAGTTTCTAAAAATCCACCAAAGGACCCCCTGGGTAGATTTCCCAATTATAAGCCATCTCATCCTAGTGTATGGAAAAGCCCATCTACAGGCCCTTCACCCTGCTCCAACCACAACAGCTCTGTGTTTGTAATAAACGGGGACTGTGTATGAAGTGTTGTTAATTGGTGCCTTTtgctaattaaaacaatttttagtggcgcctgggtggctaagtcgcttaagtctccaactcttggtttcagttcaggtcgtgatctcacagttggtgggttcaatcTGCACATGGAGCCCTGCccgtctggctccacactgacagcacggagcctgcttgggattctctcgctctcagaataaataaacttcaaaaaacaaaaaagaaaaacaaaacaagtttgaAGTTTCCTCATTTAGGCAAGCTTCTAAGTTCCCACTCAGGACTAGAGTTTCCAGGCTTAGAAACccattttctgaaattcaaaagcttttttgcttcactttcttgctcactgaaaaacaaaactgagcttCCTATGTTCTCTGCCCTCTACTAGGTAGCTAGGATGCAAAGACACCAGACTCCTCTTCCATAAAGGGCTAAGGGCTCCAGTGTCCTAATAATTTCCTAGCCTCTAATGTAGTCCCTCCCAGACCTTTTGACTTTTAACCTTCTTACTTTTAAAGGCCTCTGAAATGTCAAAATAGATTTCAGGGGCTGACACAGGATTGCTGACTTCTTACTTTGCCCAGTTGATTCTCCTGACAAAAACGAACACCTGTGAAGTCTCActatcattttataaaaacagcattttggggcacctggatggctcagtcaattgagcatccaactcttgattttggctcaggtcacgatccctgggccatgggattgagccccacattggggctccgtgctgagtgtggagcctgcttaagattctctctgccactctccctggctcacactctctctaagataaacaaatagggttgcctgggtgggtgtcagttgagtgttcaactttggctcaggtcatgatctcgtggttcatggttcttgagttcaggtACCACATCTGGCTTATTGCTGTcactggagcccacttcagaccctccaccctctcccctctgtctgccctcacccccctgtgcactctctatctcaaaaataaaatatcagcttaataaataaataaataaaatagagcattTTCTCAGTCCTAGTCTTTATTTCCCAAAATAAAGTAGAGCATTTTGGTGGTTTTCAACAAAACTTCAGATAAGAATCAGTtcgagaaacacacacacaaaatctatgCCCTGCCCCCACACCGATTAAATTAGAATATTTGTGAATTTGGCCCTAGcatccattgtttttaaaaagcttgcaGAGTGTCTAATGGGGAACCAGAATTTAGGACTACTATTTAAAGCAAAGGTAGTTCcttaaaatgagtttatttgatcaaatggggggggggagccccATATTTTCTTTAGCCTGTAAAAACTATTCATCCACAGACCTATGCTTGGGAACCTTGCTCCAATTCTTAGTCCACCCTACTaccaaaattatctttcaaaaacagTGAACTAATAACATCACTCAATTGCTTACAAACTGCTGGTGTTTCCCTGAACCTGTGGTCTGCAGCCCAGACTCCTTAGGATGATGTTCTAGGCCCTTGGTACTCTGTCAGCCAGCCCACCTCTCCACCTGCCTCTCCTACTACTTCTCTTATACATCCTCAACTCCAGCTTCTCAGACTACGTGCTGCACCCCCAAATGCCAAGCTTAGTCCTGCCTCCTTTTTGTTCAAGCCCTTACCTCTGTAGGGAATGCCTTTCCCCACCTTCTCTGCCCAGCAAAAATGTTCAAATGATGATTCCTCCCTTGTGggatctccctcttcccttcacccCACGTGCATGGTAGAAATAATCTCTTCTTCTTAACCAGAGACCCCAGAGCTACCTCTCATTAGCCCCCAGCATGCACCAATGCCCAGCAACCAGGAATGTGAGCAGATGTTTTCACATCTGTTTATGTGATAGCCTTTTGAGAACATCACGGGTGATAAACTGATAGTAATTAATACCTCTCCTCATTTAATCTCCCAGTTCGCCAGCTTCATCGAGAGTTCCTCAGAGCTGGATCCAATGTCATGCAAACCTTCACCTTTTATGCAAGTGAAGACAAGCTGGAGAACAGGGGAAACTATGTTGCAGAGAAAATATCCGTGAGTAAAACCATACATGGCATTCTTAGAAGGGCCTAGTAGACACATGTGTCATCACAGAAGTTCTTATAGAGAAAAATGTTGTGCCGCTTCAGGGTTTTTAGATAATACAGAAATGAGATATGTGTGAATAACTCTTCTAGGTTTTAGCTGGAGTCCTCAGAATTGACAGAAAAGCATTTAATGAAGCAGGTCAAAGAAGGGGGTGGTTAATGATGAGAGATTCTCTCAGTCTCCTAAGATGCTGAGAGGGTAACCTAACAAATTCTTACACCCTTAAAGGTTTTTAATGTGGCACAGTGTAGGGGAAGGGTCAAAGGCACAAGGGGGCAGTGACCCTGGAATCTTCCTGGCTCAGCTATAATCAACCTTGTTGTGTTGGGCAAACCATTCAACTATGCCATCAAAGCGACAACTTCTTGAtccctaaaatgaaaaagaagttccAACATTCCATGAGTCTGTGTGACTTACAGCACCGGGGTTTAGTGAAGACAAGTGTCAATTTTTAATGCCTACGTAATTAGAAAATACCTTGTGATTATCtgttaattaagaaaatacataatgACAAAAAGTCATGAATTCTGTCATCATTTTAATGATGTCATCATCAACATTGTCATCACCACTATTTGCTAGGTATTTCTCTAAGTGTAGCTTAGGCATTAGAAGATACCAGGtccttttatttaagatttttaccCTCTCCCAGATCATTGGTATGTAATATCCTATATGCTATCATTggatttattgttttcattactacTATTGGTGTTGTTATTGCAAATTGCTCAACTTGGTAATATGAACTATTCTGTCCCTGTTATTTTCTAGAATAAAATCTCTATTGTAACATACAACTGAGATGTGGATATTTGAATAATAATTTGGTTTGAACTTCACGTGAAAATGTTGATATATCATATAATCATCCATTTTAGGGGCAGAAAGTCAATGAAGCTGCTTGTGACATTGCCCGGCAAGTGGCTGACGAGGGAGACGCTTTGGTGGCAGGAGGTGTGAGCCAGACGCCTTCGTACCTTAGTTGCAAGAGTGAAGCTGAAGTTAAGAAAGTATTTCAGCAACAGTTAGAGGTCTTTTTGAAGAAGAACGTGGATTTCTTGATTGCAGAGGTAAACGAAGATATCACCAAAGATGAGACATAGATGCTTAGTACATTTTCTCTACCTTTTGCTTTCGTGGGGAGCAGGTGAGATTAGGTGCCAATCATGGCTGGCAATATTTagtattaaaatcttttttccaaTTTAAGCTTTCTAGTGAATTTGATTCACTTAATCTAATAAAGTGTTCTTCAAACCTTTTGACTGCAATTCACAGTCATCAACCGtctgtggcatttaaaaaatgctaatggGTCACACTCAAAACGTGAAGACGATTCAACTAGCGATAATTATTAAGCAGTAGAATACGTTTTCTAACTGGGGAGAAACAAGATTAAAAGTACGTCAACCTGATcttatttcagtattttgaacATGTGGAAGAGGCTGTGTGGGCAGTCGAAGCCTTGAAAGCATCCGGGAAACCTGTGGCAGCTACTATGTGCATCGGCCCAGAGGGAGATTTGCATGGCATCAGCCCCGGCGAGTGTGCAGTGCGCCTTGTTAAAGCAGGTGATGACGCGTTTTAACCAGTTTGCAATTAGTGAGTCTTTTAAAATTAcgtaagggacacctgggtggctcagttggttatgagTTCTACTTCCTATGAGTTctacttccgctcaggtcatgatctcactgtgcggttcctgggttggagcccgCATGAGCCTCTGGGCTTTGAGCCcgcaaagcctgcttcggatcccccatctccctctctccctgcctctcccccaaacTGGCTTTCACACGcatattctttcttgctctcaaaaaataaaataaacaaataataaaattacatacaAATGTAGGTCCACCTGTTAGTCCTATATACTACTTTTGcttaaaggaaaactaaaaatttgCTCTTCTAGGAGTATTGATAATAATATTGagtccaaaagagaaaaaagtaaaataaagtaagaagTACACACACCTGCCTTTTCAAAGGGGCCACTAGACCTACACTGAAGGTTTAATACCTAGAAATGAGAAGAGTTTCAGTAAATCAAAAGGAGCattagaaaaacatgttttattttaaacctaaATTGAGGCctttaaacatatacaaaaagcAAAGCATAACGGACTTAAAAGTTCAGTTGCCTTCTTTGCCagagtttttccattttctttattttttttttaatttttttttttaacgtttatttttgagacagagagagacacagcatgaatgggggagggtcagagagagagggagacacagaatcagaagcaggctccaggctctgggccatcagcccagagcccgacccgggctcaaactcacagattgtgagatcgtgacctgagctgaagtcggacacttaaccgactgagccacccaggcgccccgagtttttccattttcataaatTTCTGATATGCTTTGCTTTTTGTAATTGGTATaatgaacttaaaataatttggtaTGAAATACTAACTTATCTTTTTCAATAATTTCCATTCCTAACATTGGGTTTCATTTCAATTAGGGAAAActcacaaaatgttttcaaagctgcctcactttattatttttttttaatgtttatctttgagagagagagagagagaaggcaggcgacctggggaggggcagagagaatccaaagcacactccaggctctgacctgtcagcacagggcccgatgtggggcttgaagccatgaaccgcgagaccatgacccaggccgaagtcggacacccaacccactgagccacccaggagcccctcaaagcTGCCTCATTTTAAATGCAAGGCATAGCTCAGGATCAGTGGAAGAGTCCAACTCACTCTGAGGAACAGAGACACTATGTTTGGCcatgtttcatttctgatttttatccaATTCCTGATATTTCATAAAAGTCACTTCATACTTGTCATTAACAATAACAATTATTTAGATTTAGGAATGAGGCTATATAATCCtaaattttgggggggaaatgtAACAATGGGGGGGAGGAGAAGCATGTTAACTTGTTTCAAAAAGATCAGAAGAGGCTTTCATGACACCTATTGTTAATTGGCAGAGATTCGTGGCCTGCGTCTAATTCTTCCCCCACCATTCCATTCAAGGTAGGTGGCCACGGTGCTTGACATCACTGTGCCACTTATCTCGTTTGTGTATCACTTTAATGTCTGACTCACTAGACTGTAAGGTcaaagaaggcagagactgtgtCTGTCTGGCTCAGCACTGAGTGCCCTGTGCCTAGCACAGCACTTGGCACAAAATAGGTCCTTAATTAATATCAGCCTAATAACTCCAGTCCATCTTCCAATGTTAGCTCACATTCTACCTCCACATCCCCATACATCACCACACATACCCCAAGTAAACACTCCCTCCTCTCAGCAACTAGAACACTTTCTACTTACACCACTCATTTGGAATATCCTCAGTCAGCATCTTCTAATCTGTGAGAACATTATTAGGGTTCTGTAgtgaaatatatttagaaagtgCTGTGTTAAACCAAGTCACACAGGTCCTTTTACTACAGAATTTCTCAGAGCCTTAGTGTTCGCTTACGCGGcgcatatactaaaattggaaaaatacacagaatttCTCAGAGCCTTTGATATGTTTGTGTATAGCAGCAGTCTCCAAGAAGGGGATATAGTAGACAGCTACTTCCTCACAAGTGATCATAGAACTTTGTTTTCAGGGAGCAAACCTAAGGAAGCCCTTTGTGTCAAACCTTATGAAACCCTTGGTGTCAGGGACCATGtcctatatttatatttctctataaTCCCTTAAAAGGACCCTTATACCTAACAGATATCCAAGTGGTAACCAACATAGGATTAATTCATTAGTGTAATGAAGTCAAACAAGGAAAGGGAAACTCTGGCAGCAGAACATccaaaaaaagaagatgaagaaaaagtagaagaggaagaagaggaagaggaagaagaagaagaagaagaagaagaagaagaagaagaagaaagaggaggagaaggagaaggaaaagaagcagcagaagaaagaaagaaagaaagaaagaaagaaagaaagaaagaaagaaagaaagaaagaaagaaagaaagaaagaaagaaagaaagtaaaggtGGTCAAGATCCAAGTGAAGATATTAAGTAAGCTGTTGAATATTTAAGTCTGGGACCCAAAGGAGAGGTCACGGttagagagagaaatttggaGAGTTCTGGATATAGATCATACTGAAAGCCCTGGGACTGGAAAGGAAATGTAGGAGAAGAAAAGATGGCCCACTGGGATCCTAGGACATGGCAAGATTGAAAGGTTCAACCTTGAGGGGGTCGGCACCTAACGCCCAAAGAAAGCAGCCAGTGAGGTAGGAGCACCactgagagagcatgagaagccAAGAGAAGGGGAGTGTTGATGAAGGAGGGGATGGCCCACTAGGATGAGGCTGCCCAGACATTGCATCAGATGAGAACAGAGGGACGACAACTGGATTTGGTAAGGTCAGGGTCACTGGTGCTCTTGGACAAAAAACTCATCCAGAGAAATAACAGGAGGGAGGATTGGAACAAGAATGAAGGAGCAAACAGCAGACCCAGCTCAGTGAAAACCACTGAGATGCTTGCCCCTGAACGCTGGATGCTGTGGCTTATGGCATCAGCTTAGCTGCTCCCAGAATCTGGattagtgatatttttaaattggcCTGATGAAAGGGAACACTGATCCTCGAGTGGTATGGTAACCACGAGCTGGGagtgttaaaaaattattgtgtCAAGATTGAAAAGTTGACTTCTaaaatttgtagttaaaaaaaaacaacctttagTAATGATTTTTTGGAAAAAAGATGGACAGCCAAGTGTACATAAATGACACTTCAGTTGTAACAGATTCTTCACAACACTTTTCCCAGAAAGCCCTTGCTGCCTGTTAGTAATCATTCCCACGCAGAGGTAAGCTAGGTTCGCAAGGAAGCAAGAATCAAAGGCTGTATTTGTAATTCACTGTTTCAAATAAAACTCCTTGATTAAGAGAGGAGAGTTGGGGCCACCGGTTATCTGATGAATCCCTAAAGCTCAGTTGTTCTTCCCACTTGCAGGAGCTTCCATCGTTGGCGTGAACTGCCATTTTGACCCCACAATTAGTTTACAAACAGTGAAGCTCATGAAAGAAGGCTTGGAGGCTGCCCGACTGAAAGCCCACCTGATGAGTCAGCCCTTGGCCTACCACACTCCTGACTGCAACAAGCAGGGATTTATTGATCTACCAGAATTCCCCTTTGGTAAGAcagacattttataaattatatcaatGTCTTGATGTTTGACAAATTCCAAATCTATAGCCATAGAGCTTTGTCACAGCAAAGAAATGGCAGCATATCT encodes:
- the BHMT gene encoding betaine--homocysteine S-methyltransferase 1 isoform X1 codes for the protein MAPVGGKKAKRGILERLNAGEVVIGDGGFVFALEKRGYVKAGPWTPEAAVEHPEAVRQLHREFLRAGSNVMQTFTFYASEDKLENRGNYVAEKISGQKVNEAACDIARQVADEGDALVAGGVSQTPSYLSCKSEAEVKKVFQQQLEVFLKKNVDFLIAEYFEHVEEAVWAVEALKASGKPVAATMCIGPEGDLHGISPGECAVRLVKAGASIVGVNCHFDPTISLQTVKLMKEGLEAARLKAHLMSQPLAYHTPDCNKQGFIDLPEFPFGLEPRVATRWDIQKYAREAYKLGVRYIGGCCGFEPYHIRAIAEELAPERGFLPPASEKHGSWGSGLDMHTKPWIRARARKEYWENLRIASGRPYNPSMSKPDAWGVTKGTAELMQQKEATSEQQLRELFEKQKFKSAQ
- the BHMT gene encoding betaine--homocysteine S-methyltransferase 1 isoform X2 translates to MGILERLNAGEVVIGDGGFVFALEKRGYVKAGPWTPEAAVEHPEAVRQLHREFLRAGSNVMQTFTFYASEDKLENRGNYVAEKISGQKVNEAACDIARQVADEGDALVAGGVSQTPSYLSCKSEAEVKKVFQQQLEVFLKKNVDFLIAEYFEHVEEAVWAVEALKASGKPVAATMCIGPEGDLHGISPGECAVRLVKAGASIVGVNCHFDPTISLQTVKLMKEGLEAARLKAHLMSQPLAYHTPDCNKQGFIDLPEFPFGLEPRVATRWDIQKYAREAYKLGVRYIGGCCGFEPYHIRAIAEELAPERGFLPPASEKHGSWGSGLDMHTKPWIRARARKEYWENLRIASGRPYNPSMSKPDAWGVTKGTAELMQQKEATSEQQLRELFEKQKFKSAQ